In Argiope bruennichi chromosome 4, qqArgBrue1.1, whole genome shotgun sequence, the sequence acacacattgagctttattataagtatatagattgcGAATAAACTGaggattagggattgcaataccggaccaaaatttcaataccggtattcggtatttttaaaatcttaataccgggataccggttttaataccggtattagaaattttagaaaaagaaagaaaacacagatgattcttttttttttgccagttttgttagagagtgtaaatatcacaaaaaataatttttaacttataaattataacagtatataatcacaaaaaagtaaagaaacatcttatttatttaaatcacaaaaaagtgtaaatatcactattcagtctgtggtactattacaaattttggaAATGTGATCTTATAAAACATAATGCATTCATTGTACTGTCAtaagcctgaaaaataattttgtgtaaaaattacaaactgtagaaaacgctctttcggcatctacgctagttggtggtactgttagcaatgcgcaatatactttttccaagtatttacctctaaattcctcatcttcaaataaatcgatttctcatcggatggttttggatatagctaatttttgtattgaattttggttcgtttaaatttttttttatttatcgcttattctaatttttgttcaagagacaattccttttcattatcgacagtagtgacctaatcttcgataattaaaccgaattcttctgaatggggataggtttgtgggtaaagaattttaagaaaatttactctaaatttaatcagatttgaattggttcttttcttttcttctttttcattttcatttttaaaatcactataattatgtaataccataagacattttctatttcggtatgcctttcttctgtgcgattttttaatgtaatatataattcttcagatagggatgtgtgctgttctttcagtgactgcaacatgaaatttattgttgcatagctgttaataaattagaatctctccgacataatgcctcagtagtcagttttattggaagtagagctgatatagttctggatattaagtcgaattcactatctgaaaaattaatttacaggtttaagtcgattattgcttttttgattggatttctcagtttcaaaaatcgttccatcattaggagtaaacgttccaacgtgttttagaatctaatattaacatatattctgttttattttccctttgtatatatttaagtaacataTCCAtcttataggggaacgtttaaatatcttaacaatttttcgaactttataaattatagaaagcaattcttgataggttaatatttcatcctcattagcaatatcttcttcaacaattacattgtcattatcttcattgtcaatatcattctcactcttttcaaagttggaatccgaagtttgtatatccacagtatttggattcttctgttctttatttttttggtataatacatctattactcctaattcaattccatgtgcatagcacaactgctgatttgcaccaatcacctttccaacttttttcataattgttgctccatcagtcgttatggatacaatattttctttcagggataatccatgtttcgctaatttagatttaagcaattaattaagccattaattagctaattaatttctcccgttaggcagacataaaaaaaacgtatactattttgctatgttcgcaaTACCttaacatataatggagacaatttaaaaaatttctagtaaataccaaaaaaccggtatttaaacttgtgaataccggtattacaaaattgtacaaatgtcttcaaataccggtattcggtatcccggtataccggtattgcaatccctactgagGATGCTAAACTTCTAtagctttaatatatatatatatatatatatatatatatatatatatatatatatatatatatatatatatatatatatatatatatatatatatatatatatatatatatatatatatatatatatatatatatatatatatatatatatatatatatatatatatatatatatatatatatattgtatctaattaaagcccaaaattttctttaacattgacttatttaaattttatagtattgccatttttttaagaGATATAATTGAACAAATATAACAGAATTGGAGATATAATTCATAAGATGGTTTTGTTCTTAACTAAGAGTTATTTAAAACCTAAGAATTCAAGAAACTCTTATgggcaaattttttgaaaactgtaaaagCTTTTCCCTAATGtatctttcatataaaagaaagtaaataaagaaattcgagAGAAATATATTTGGTAGAATGTAATTCCTACCACAGATTTTCAATGTGAAGTCCATAAACATTATAGCAGAGCCCATACAATCTAATAAAACATTCTTTGTGAGAACAATAAAGATTCAACTACGCAGACCTTCAATGCCGTCTTCAATTGGTTCATACTTTACGTTTCTTCAAACGAAGAATCAAACTTAGCGCATGCAAAAACCAGGCTTTTATCAATATATCCAGTCTTACTTTAGAGATGTCTCTCATTtaacaaattatgttttataattccaAGTCGCATCCGCACTCTTTATGGTGAACAGAAgacttttataacaaataaagcAATACATTCTACAGAACATCATTACACAACAATCCTTAAGCTTCAATCAAAATACGAAATCTTTACTAAAAGCTATTTTGCTAGAAAGTGCTCagattaatttcagaataaaaatattcaacctttattcttaatttaatctatATTGTTTCTGataatgtaagtaaataaatttaacatgtgGCATCATAGTCACTTCATAGTCTCATGACCATTGTAACTACTGGGGCACCTAGATGCATAGCAAAATACTGCACTGTGTGACGCACTACACTTGAACGTTCGTCTAAAAATTTGAGCTGTGTAAAACTGTTGTTTACAATTTATACAATGAGTAGAAAATATATGCTATTGTTGAGCTTTTgccaattaaaatgcaaaaaaaaagacaattactgaaaagaattttttcaaattcacaattAATATCCTGAATCTTTAAAGATATCGACTAAAAGATTTGAAAATCTTGAACATATTAGTTTGATAAGCATGTAGTTgtttaaatgaacaaatataaacACTCATAAGTAgtcaaaagtaaagaaattatcaaaaatattaattaattaaatttcaacttgAATGTAACTTCTACTGCACATCGCATCGATTTTAAATAACCATACCATAttacttaaaaaagattttattcctaTCCCCTCCCCCTCGCACAAAATTATAAACCTTGGACAAAGCCGCGAAATCcaaaagttttagatttttacATGAGCATTTCGTGCTTTGTAATATGCTGGGGGGAAAACTTAAGACATGAAATGCCGTTTTTCCTTCTTTCCGGTTGAAAACAAATTTGATGTAGACTTACAATTGCAATAACAAGATCACAGCCATATTTCATTGATCTAagttgtgtttttgagctattgcTTTTGCATGTTTGAGAAAGTACATACAGACAGATGATCAATACCTTTACAGATATGATATATCATTTGATACCGATAAAcgctttagatattaaatctatgcatTAAATAgtattcatctaattttttacaatttgaagtTAAACGTGTTCCCTTGTAGAGGGACAGCCAGACAAACTTCCTGTTAAGTGTGTTTGCACTTCCTGTTAAgtgattttcatcaaaattttatcgaAACTAATAAGtttatgggagaaaaaaaaacctaaataaatTCTAATCTAACCTAATTCACCTAACTATTTTgtattattgtgttcacagacaagcataatcccaaaaatgtgttttcggatCAAAAAAGGTCTGAAAGTGGAGGTtcctcaaaatctcaagttcaaattctttaatgtttACAGTATGTACTTTATTTTGCATACTTCGTAAAAGTAAACTTTACTtcgcataaaaaaagaaagcaattatttcagatcataaatgaattattcttatctttataagcaattattaatatttgttgggtattattttgttatttaatgctCTCTCTGAGAGGGGattgtttatttagaatttccTCCAGCTTCAGAAAATCCAGCTTCAGACCAATAAGTGTATTACTAAACTGGGGTATAATAAATagaagaatattgaaattttaggatataaaaaaatggacgatttgattttaaaaattattgttttcactaatttcagatatcttgaaattatttcaaaaactgcaaTTCCTTAGaagttaaagttgaaaaaaataaatatctcttttCTCAATTACATTTAACCTATGCTAGAAAGATCTCGTCGATTGTATTTTCTTCCATGTCTATCGTCCACAAAGCTTAAACTCATTTAAAAACCTGGTGGAATGGAAggaatgagataaaattttctttttatttaatcaccGAAAACTTCTTTTAAAGCAATAATCTCTAAGGAGTTGCAGTTaacgaagaattttaaaaacagatgttAATTGTTATGATGGGATTCCTATCCTTCCTACActgtatataaataatcaaacaaaattataataaaatagaatcaaaattactGCAATTATCGTGTCCATGAATATGCTTTTCGTTGAGTCACTTTAAATTATGACATTGTTGACATGATGAATTAAAGAAGAACACTACTCTATcgatcttataaaaattttgcctcggaacactttctttttttttcaaatcgagTCAAATTATTTATACACTGAATCGATGGCAACTGTTCTTACAATTTTCTCCAAATGTTTCAGGtgctaaatttgtaatattttcaagtatatcCAAAAGAGTATCACAATAGACCTATCACAATAGATTGATTCAGGCttccaaactttaaaaatatttattgaatgtaatttattttgtttcaaagttgattaaaattacatttcataagaTGTTATAGTGaccttaatataaaatatctttgaatcaACTCTTTAAAATaaccaagaaaaaaatatgaatattttttttaaatataataattagatcACGATAActcgttatattttaaaatgttctaaaatagcAATTCATTCATGCAGAAAGCAATGTGACCtttcaatgtaattaaaaagtttcattccATTCATGTTGTTGACATATAAATACTCCTGAAATCATGCATAATATcagtttgcttttactttcttggcAAATAAACATCACAATGATATCTCAGGTAagattttgaatatcaaattcttagaaatatatctttctttgtttaattttaattacaattattttattataaaaatatatttaaaaaggatttttttaaatatttcattattataacaaaagaaatatttcttattataatgattttttttctattttaatccttaatataaaattccttataataaatattattgaatccttaaatatattattattattttttcgaatttacaagattataatataaaatgttattgaaatttatttgaatttgtcgATTTGACAAATAAgccctgaaaatattaaaacagcgtAATGTTATTGCGAGTGTGCAAAGCTTCAAATTCTCGCATATCAGAAAAGGAGAGGAAAATTGATTACAATTTTCTATAactttaaacatgaaaaaattaaataagattgaaatgtAACAAGTTCAATTGCATTATACACATTTtctcaacataattttaaaataaatttttaatattttattacaatagcttaatttgaacgaaatctagcTGCATTAATTGATAACATTAATCTGGCAATATCAATCAATTTGCATGATTTACATATAATCAGAgcaaaaaaaaaccctcttattttaaattaaagttgagcaataaataaacagcattttGAATGCCATACAACAACAGCAAGATAATAAATTAGTTGGCGAAATTGGTGTTGAGGCGAGGAgttaaaagtttcttttgttaTACTTTCTGAAAACCCTGAACAAAGGAGAGCAAATGGCCAATGATGACATATCTAAATTTTCAagagctttcaaatgaaataaaaattgaccaaATCGATGCAGCTGATGAggctggggggggggggttctgaTGCAGTTTCCTCCTTAGAGAACttacagtgaaataaaaaatataaaattctactcTACATCTATATAGTGGCTTAACGAGCAGGACAAAGGCGCAAGTCATACCGGAATTTACAGGAGAAAAATTTACtgcttttatttcaatgttaGCATCTTGAAGggcttaaaaattaatgttataccCCCTTTTCGCTAAACCATTGATAAAGAATGCGGGAAGGAAGGAAAATCATAACATGTCCTCAGGAAACTCTTACAAAGCCATACGAATGAAAGTGAAGATCAGTCAGGTATCTGTATCTAGAAGTCATGAGCATTCAGAaggaaatcagaaaaatatttgggAATTGATTCCTTGGTTTTACAGcttattttaactatatacatgcattttaaatattctgaatgtttttttttcgttcataACAGGCTTTTATCTTGGCTGCCTTGGCAGTGGCTGCTTTTGCCAGCTTACATCATGAGGTAAGTGCCAAAACCAtgaactttttttgcattttatctcGCTCGTTCCTAcaacttaaaagaaaatgtaatgtggtcatataaaaagaaattatattaatgtcttaaaaatatgatatcttcaataaaaatttcatgcaaattttctatttcaggtaagaatataatattcaaaagaaatagcTGTTTGCTAAAAGTTTTATTGGTATAAACTTATTAGAAATGTATTCTGCAgctatcaatatttatttttatcaaatgacaCTTTTTCCATTGTCGATAGTcagtaaataaaactaaaacgatTGACTACAGATCTCATAAAAATActgtaattgcaaaaaaattataatcggaAGAACAtacttatcttaaataaaaattctcacacattttctttttccttttagcCTATCCACCATCCCCAACCCTTCAAGTTCGGCTACAGTGTAAAGGACAAGCACGGTGAACAGCATCGTGAAGAAGTCGGCGACGGAAAGAACGTGAAAGGAAGCTACGGATTCACCGATGCCAGGGGAATCAAGCGACAGGTCAACTACGTCGCTGACCATGCTGGATTCAGAGCTCAAGTCAAGACCAATGAACCCGGAACTGCCAACCAAAACCCTGCAGCCGTTCACATCATTTCTGATGCCCCCTACGGACATAGTGGATACGCCGGAGTTGGAGGTGCAGGATATGGATACGCCGGAGTTGGAGCAGCTGGATTGGGCTACGGATACGGTGGTCTTGGAGCAGCTGGTTTAGGATACGGATATGCTGGAGTTGGAGGATATGGTGGCCTCGGCTATGGAGGATATGGTCTTGGCAATGGACGCCTTGCAGGTTTAGGATATGCTCGTTACGGGTTTTAAACGTATATTTGTTATGCTTCTTATCTAGTTGtcgaataaatgtttatttgtcaCATTTCAGAGACGTTTCTTCTTCTGTCAACTGAAAATCTTCACAATTGTAATACCAATGTAATTTGactctaaaatgaaatataaaaagttaaagcaaaattattgaaattttaaaagaaaataaatttgaatatagttttaataagGCTTGAAAAAGGATAATAATGTCACAAAATTCAATTTCCCTTTTGGTTTATACTGAACTCAGAATTGTTTAAAGTCCTCTAAAGTTCTCTTTTAACCTAAATCGgctctatttcatttttacaaatgataagatctctaaaaatatataatatgaaatcaataaGAATATTcgatttgttttcataaatagaaCTTTCAGACagttttaattgtatttgaaatatttaaaaaaatgtttcatttaattttatattgaatgctCATAAAACTTAAACCTTTCTGAATACATAAGCTAAAGATaacttataaaacataaaatttgtttttccaaaataataagtattttttttaaatatcgagttctaaaaatgtgtttaaaactaTGTATATACATGGAGATATAATTTTAAGAGGATTTTTTAGGGGGAAAAACTAACTTAAAATTATATCTCATTGTATATGGGATCATCTTTAGATATCTCTCTGGGagatatttaaagcataaaaattcgGGAAATTctcttagtaatttttttaaataatttttaaagtttttctcaaTTTATCTTTCATATACTAGAAAGACAAAAACTTCTAGAGAAAGATATATACTGGAAAGCAGAGATTTTTGAAAACGATTCTCAAAATGAAGTTCATAAACTTTATTTACAACctaattaaacataattacaattttttggaTAGCAAAGCAAAAAAGATCTTCAACGGCGTCTACAAATTATTTGcactttatatttcttcaaaagagGAAGTAAAACATATACGAATATAACGAAACCGAGAAAACGAAATATCCGAATATAGCGAAAACCTATCATTTTCATCTATTTCATCCAGTCTGACCAAGTATCACATTCAACAAATCATATTTCATAAGTGTATCTCATAATTCCAGGTTTCCATAATTCCATGAGCAAGCTTTATGGCGAACATAAGACTCTTACCATAAATAAAGCGATACATTCTAAAGAATATATTACACAACAATCCTTAAGCGTGCATCAAAATGTGAAATCTCTACTAGGAGCAGTTTTATTAGAAAGCTCTCAGATAAATTTTGGAGTACAACCtttattcctaatttattttgcttcttatAAAGTGAATAAGTGGATTTAACCTGTGGTATCATAATCATGTGACAATCTTAACTACTCTGGCAAACATTGCAGCTCAACAACTAGATAAATGGCAAAATACTGTCCATCACACCGTACTTGCATGTTCGTCTGAAAACATGCACTGTGCAAAAATGTTGTCTACCATTTAAACAATGAGTAGAAATTGTGTGATATTGTTCAGCTTTTgccaattaaaatgcaaaaagaaagacGACTGCTgacaagaaattttttcaaattcccaATTATCATCCTGaagctttaaaaatatcgaataaaaaatttgaaaggaaatttttaaattttgatcatacTAGTTTGCTAAGCAGATAggatttaaagtaaataaattttaaaaaccatatgaAGTCAAAAGTAAATAACTGATAAAAGACATCAGTATGTTTAAAGTTAAACTTGAATACAACCGAAGAATACTTCTAATGCACATCGcatcgattttaaataaatattaaaaactgataaaagacaataaattaatTCCTTGCAGTAATTATTAGTTATCTTATCACACAAACACAGTATAAATCAAAAACCAGAAGAAGTGGTCGTCCCGCATCATTctgtcatattattaaaaaaaaaaagattttatctcaACATCCCTTCCGTGGGCAAAACCGTGAACACAAAGAGTTTTAGGTTTTTACATTTTATCCcacaattttcagatttttgttttcagaatctTGGAGCATTTTAGCATGAGCATGAGCATTTTATGTTATATAGTATATTGAATAAAAGACTTTAAAGGCATAAGATGTCTTTATTCCGCTTTCCGATTGAAAACAAATTAGATGGAGACTTACAATTGTAATACCAAGATcacatattatatttcattgttctAAGTTCTTGTGTTATTGAGTAATTATATTAACATGCTTTAGAAAGTGCAGACAAACAGATGATCAATTCATTTACAGATatagtacaaaatttgatagagatcgactttatatgctaaatctgagcgttaaattatattcatctaaccttttacattttgaaattattgtatttcctTGTACCGTGGCAACCAGACAAGCGTATTTCCtgtgtttattcaaaatttaataaaggtcTCCAAGTTCGGTGGGGGGaaaaccacatatcaaatttaatctatctaactcaaaacgttttagtgttattgtgttcatagacagaaataattccaaaaatgtgtatttcgggCCCAGAGAGATTTGAAACGTGTAGGTTTGTCAAAATTACAAGATCAAATTCTTTAAtgtttacaatactttatcttagCATACTTCGTAAAAGTAAACTTTACTTCGCATAAAGAAAGCAATTATTTCAGAccataaatgaattattcttaattttattagtaacgattaagattttttgaacataattgtgttattttatgCTCTGTCTTTGAGTTGatagtttatttagaattttaccgAGATTAAGAAAATGCGTCAATAAGCTTATTACTGAATCTAGatataatattgccgcattgaaaaaaaGCAATAGACTTTCTATAGCCGAATGGTCATCACACTGGTCTTGTAAACAAGAGATCGCGAGTTCGAATCCCGATAGATGCAAATAAGATTCCAAagttgtgtaaatattttttcttgatttatgtTCGTTATTtcgtgttccagaagattctggacctttcttactgtctccagaaaagtattctggaaccttccctgctagtataaaaacCGAAAATCTCTCAGACACGGTGTTGTGAATTCaaagttgagttaataaattggcttagctctatttcttgtgtgtcattgagttccacactaaagtacccacgtgacaatataaataaacagataaatactgaaattttagtatattaaagcAATGGAAGATTTGGTTTAATGAAGCAATAATAAGgttgtaattgtttttttaatttgacacataaattaattctttgacaaatatttatggaaaagaaATACGATAGTATCATCGTTTATCTATTGACcaattcaaaaagaagaaaatgatttaatgtgccttttttacacatattttttgtAACAGGAAGAACtttgcaaatccatgtatgattTGCAACTCCTCATTGGGATCCTTGGGAacattggttttatttaatttcgattaaatagatgtttttaacttccaaattttcagtattaaagccatattattttgattatgttaCATATCTTATCATCATTGTTTATGTCAACTTTTCTAATGAAGACCAGTgccatgacatcatagcgctgcttaaaatttaaatgtgctGTTTCTCTTTCTCTTAAATTTCGCTATATtgtaacccttttttttttcttttgtattcatctaataaattgcataaatcttaaaaaagaagcttacatttttatttttcagcaatggGAGAAAATAAAGCgtttgaatatttgatgaaagaatgaaaacggTTAGAATTTCAGGACAACAAGGTAGTCTATTGTTGGAAATGCgactaattttctgaattttggaaatgaagcaaaaatgttttttttaaatttccaaaattttggaaattttgcacaattattaaatttttatcattaaaaggacacatttttaaattctggaaagTGTCATTTATTCATTGTTGTTCAATGCTGTTTTCGAAAGTTATCTCAGGAAAATAGCAAAAagtcctttatatttaattacttaaaatttcaaaaaatctgtccatcagttactttaaaaaaataacatctagaTTATGATCCAAATCAACTTTTGAAGATAATCTAACGATAAATGGACAGTCCATCGGTCTTCATTTACGCATACTTGTAAACGTGATATGTGTAAAGGAAAAACGaatgattcaaataaatgatatttggtaCCATATCTTTTAATTGTAAttgtagttttatataaaatttcggtTCCAGTCAGCTGGGACATAAGcgtctaaaatatatttgattttcgggTACTGCGTATTAACTGGATGCCAGTGATTCATTCGCCAATGTCATGTCAGGAAATTACGGTTTCAtacaaaatccacaatttttatgcGGGAAAAGGGAAAATACcttcatttgaaattttgcgAGACAGATTTAGGCAGACACTGccacaagtttaaaatattttcaaatatatccaacagagttaaatataaaaagcaaaaaaaaaaaatcttcctttaaaTTGATTTTCCAAATCCTAAGAAAAATTCTGATGAATGTATCTGGTTTCGTTTCAAGGTTGATTAAAACTGCATTCCAAAATATGTGATAATGCccttaataaaaagtatttgcaTCTATGAATTAAAgcaactaagaaaaaaaaattttttaatctaataattagATCACGATAActcgttaaattttaaaatgttctaaaatagcAATTCAGTCATGCAGAAAGCAATTTGatctttcaatattattaaagaaaatgtttcattccGTTCAtgttcttgatatataaatacgCCTGAAAATATGGATAATATCAGTTTTCGTTTACTTCTTGGCAAATAAACATCACAATGATATCTCAGGTAAGAgtttgaatatcaaattattaaaactgatcttttttcgctaatttttaattgcaatttttttcttataaatatgattttttttaattatttttttaaatacatctttattAGAATACCAAAGGACATATTCCTTATTTCAATCATTGTTTCTATTTTAATCTATAATCTGTAattcatcataataaatattatagaatccttaaatcttttttttttaatttagagcgATTTAGTAgagaatgttattaaaatttatctgcaTATCAATATGGCAAAAAAAgccctaaaaatattaaaattgcataatgtCATTGATAATTTACAAGTGTAGAAGGCTTCAAATTCTCGCATAttagaaaatgagagaaaattttttaaaagatcatgtctttttttaaacatgaaaaaagaattgaaaagagTGAAATGGAAAACGtcaaattaaattgcattatagTCATTTTagcgaatttgtattttaatatcaatttgttatatttaagaaaaataatttaatttttacagcgtatttgagcaaaaaaaatctttttatttttaattaaacttgagCTCTAAACAGAGAGCATTCTGAATACTATACAGTatctgaaaagtaataaaatttagtagGCGAAATCGGTGGGCGTCGGAcatttattttgtcatatttctTAAAACTCTTGAACAATGGGTGGGGAGACAAAGGCActgttttatatctaatttttaagagctttcaaatgaaataaaaattgaccaaATCGGAACAGTCATTTGGGTTTAGGGAATCTGATTCAGTTTTCTCCATAGAGAACTTAcagtgaaattataatttttgaaatgtttttttcaaagtGTATATAGTAACATAACTACCAGGGCAAAGAAGTAGGGTATAGATGATTTAAGCCCCAGTCTTAGTAGGCAtcatagttatatttattaaattagtgcacttattatatattttttaagaaatgcacaATGAGGGGTgccaaaaataaagttatatctaGGTTTGCTAAGCCATTGTTGACTAATGCGGGGAAATTCTATATTAA encodes:
- the LOC129966304 gene encoding cuticle protein 14-like, which codes for MSSGNSYKAIRMKVKISQAFILAALAVAAFASLHHEPIHHPQPFKFGYSVKDKHGEQHREEVGDGKNVKGSYGFTDARGIKRQVNYVADHAGFRAQVKTNEPGTANQNPAAVHIISDAPYGHSGYAGVGGAGYGYAGVGAAGLGYGYGGLGAAGLGYGYAGVGGYGGLGYGGYGLGNGRLAGLGYARYGF